A region of Paenibacillus sp. 37 DNA encodes the following proteins:
- a CDS encoding tetratricopeptide repeat protein: MEKPAPLPGEDSEVSLNKASTTQSPVRYVLFPRKGGWSSFPYPDIAALLSIEGEVYYVSSLTQTEDVPPAITVISLPEAEQLLLKPRTVAVVAHPYWLIATASLEPELCIALLPEPAGNEAESPLWESSISKLVGIADLVGTSSETRYMKLLFQGVRAIWLGGEDPAPAGTMQKDDLEVPLRDYELFFLHALRQILSGTPDSVTLLQCSVRADFYRQLRAKAGAHETISFLLAAYEYLLEDPRSINSLQEAFSHAVLNGRGDCVVSHYRFLSAIHARAGQLEDALRVYGISAADEQERHHYEQLCRWLEAGEDQLVRAEVLRMNDDYGNALRILDELGGETARHWKFRIYQETGRVEEALALVHAVDIQDDASRRDYQQLSGSALALRGERHGAVRHFLETALEDEDALARIVELELLDHAVQQLLGEVP; the protein is encoded by the coding sequence ATGGAAAAACCTGCGCCATTACCAGGTGAAGACTCCGAAGTCAGCCTGAATAAGGCCAGTACAACACAGTCCCCGGTCCGATATGTTCTCTTCCCTCGCAAAGGGGGCTGGTCATCCTTTCCCTATCCCGATATTGCTGCACTGCTGTCGATCGAGGGAGAGGTCTACTACGTCAGCAGCCTGACGCAAACAGAAGATGTACCTCCAGCCATTACCGTCATCTCCCTCCCTGAAGCCGAGCAGCTATTGCTGAAACCTCGCACCGTAGCCGTAGTCGCCCATCCCTACTGGCTAATAGCTACGGCTTCGCTGGAGCCTGAGCTATGTATTGCCCTGCTCCCTGAGCCTGCTGGAAACGAAGCAGAATCTCCGCTATGGGAGAGTAGTATTTCCAAACTGGTCGGCATCGCCGATCTGGTCGGCACATCCTCCGAAACACGTTATATGAAGCTGCTTTTCCAAGGCGTACGTGCCATCTGGCTGGGCGGTGAAGACCCTGCACCTGCAGGTACGATGCAAAAAGATGATCTCGAAGTCCCTCTCCGGGACTACGAACTGTTCTTCCTGCATGCGCTGCGGCAGATCCTGTCAGGCACTCCGGATAGCGTCACCCTGCTTCAATGCAGTGTACGTGCCGACTTCTACCGACAGCTCCGAGCCAAAGCAGGTGCACATGAGACGATATCCTTTTTGCTGGCAGCCTATGAGTACTTGCTTGAAGATCCGCGGTCTATCAATTCACTTCAAGAGGCATTCTCCCATGCGGTATTGAATGGTCGCGGTGACTGTGTAGTCTCCCACTATAGATTCCTGTCTGCCATTCATGCCCGGGCCGGACAGTTGGAGGACGCCCTGCGGGTGTATGGAATTAGTGCAGCCGATGAACAAGAACGGCATCATTATGAACAGTTATGTCGCTGGCTTGAGGCGGGAGAAGATCAACTTGTACGAGCGGAAGTACTGCGTATGAACGATGATTACGGAAATGCCCTGCGTATCCTTGACGAACTTGGCGGAGAAACCGCGAGACATTGGAAATTCCGCATCTACCAGGAGACTGGACGCGTGGAAGAGGCACTGGCGCTGGTGCATGCAGTCGATATTCAGGATGATGCCAGTCGCCGGGACTATCAGCAATTATCCGGCAGTGCGCTGGCACTGCGAGGGGAACGACACGGGGCAGTCCGACATTTCCTTGAGACAGCACTGGAGGATGAAGATGCGCTGGCCCGGATTGTCGAGCTGGAGCTGTTGGACCATGCTGTACAGCAATTGCTTGGGGAGGTGCCATGA
- a CDS encoding glycosyltransferase, protein MMLDPKKRRQQLNGPMVHRNIRTETTYTPTETVDRTHTDALENGDHPPDHAQPTQDIRSQVHHWNDSQGQAEQNAAVSQEETSVFKEPFSIRRVRKSKGNKLTAMLQVRNERGRYLEEVLHDLSEFVDEIVIVDDASTDGTPDICKAYPKVVRLEVLDKPLFAEEWRLRNTLWQAAAGTCPDWLLSVDADELYSSEAKKAIRTLINQEYADWFAFRFYDMWGGRTHYREDDLWCLHKRHTASLVRYMPGYPYFYPQQNHHVPRLPLSCTVLPGVSTELKVQHLGWAGSLEDRVRKYLRYKRIDPSGEWGNLAHYESILDPEPRLIPWKEGP, encoded by the coding sequence ATGATGCTGGACCCGAAGAAGCGTAGACAACAGTTGAATGGACCAATGGTGCACAGGAATATCCGAACCGAAACCACTTACACGCCAACCGAAACAGTCGATCGAACACATACAGACGCATTGGAAAATGGAGATCATCCCCCGGATCATGCACAACCAACGCAGGACATCCGAAGCCAAGTGCATCACTGGAATGATTCACAAGGTCAGGCAGAACAGAATGCTGCTGTATCACAAGAGGAAACGAGTGTATTCAAAGAACCCTTCTCCATTCGTCGGGTTCGCAAAAGCAAAGGTAACAAGCTCACCGCCATGCTCCAGGTTCGCAATGAACGTGGCCGATACCTGGAAGAAGTATTGCATGATCTGAGTGAGTTCGTGGATGAGATCGTCATTGTGGACGATGCCAGCACAGACGGAACACCGGATATATGTAAAGCCTACCCTAAGGTGGTCCGTCTGGAAGTACTGGACAAACCGCTGTTCGCTGAGGAATGGCGTCTTCGCAACACTTTGTGGCAAGCGGCTGCGGGAACATGTCCCGACTGGTTGCTCTCAGTTGATGCGGATGAGCTGTACAGCTCAGAGGCCAAGAAAGCCATCCGCACGCTGATTAATCAGGAGTATGCGGACTGGTTTGCATTCCGTTTCTACGACATGTGGGGTGGCCGGACCCACTACCGGGAAGATGATCTCTGGTGTCTGCACAAGCGGCATACCGCTTCACTTGTACGTTATATGCCTGGATATCCTTATTTCTATCCACAACAGAATCATCATGTTCCCCGCCTTCCCTTGTCCTGCACGGTATTGCCTGGGGTCAGTACGGAACTGAAGGTTCAACATCTCGGCTGGGCCGGCAGTCTGGAGGACCGGGTTCGTAAATATTTGCGTTACAAACGCATTGATCCTAGCGGTGAGTGGGGCAATCTTGCACATTACGAGTCTATTCTCGATCCGGAACCTCGGCTGATTCCCTGGAAGGAGGGACCGTGA
- a CDS encoding glycosyltransferase family 4 protein, whose translation MGVVSILTHSFTDGYNREFGRVFGGGLERYILELCSVIRGLGHIPEVHQLSYFEAFQTRTEQIDVFGYSYDMDNVPEAFDRMAAAARGPVIYASCLWQPITYKPGSLGICHGINWDRPGLPLETKQQVAEHIQLALDGLVRIVSVDSHFQTFCRAACTYTDPRQVVLIPNAVDTSYFTPAPPTRTFEQKQEDEWLVAWKNDLASHGENVGAVISGMKAEESQAGPSGDGAYSAKANGDGGGDTDDQEREEKGAVDLHLELSKLETAEVNGETYRVARNLRNATDWATDVLAEADAEYQVNGPIQGQVEKKTVDARMTSPRPIRIIYPRRISMERGIIPMMLAADKLLGAFPDLEVEFAGELVEGSTVGRVFRYWHRTHPHAGRINQRTYDFRDIREAYHQADIAVIPTIFSEGTSYACLEAMSCGLPVIASNVGGLNDLIQDGFNGLLVPPGEQELTAALVRLVQDRAERERLGIYARETALSYDLARWRSRWSTVLESFLAETGLKEGIRG comes from the coding sequence ATGGGCGTGGTGAGTATTCTGACACATAGTTTCACCGACGGGTACAACCGGGAATTCGGTCGTGTATTTGGTGGTGGACTGGAACGCTATATTCTGGAACTGTGCAGTGTCATCCGTGGACTCGGGCATATTCCTGAAGTTCATCAGCTCTCTTATTTTGAAGCATTCCAGACTCGGACGGAGCAGATTGACGTATTTGGTTATTCGTACGACATGGATAATGTACCGGAAGCCTTTGACCGGATGGCAGCCGCAGCGCGCGGCCCAGTGATCTATGCCAGCTGTCTGTGGCAACCCATCACCTACAAACCCGGCAGTCTTGGCATCTGTCACGGCATTAACTGGGATCGTCCCGGACTGCCACTGGAGACCAAACAACAAGTCGCGGAACATATTCAACTGGCTCTGGATGGACTCGTGCGCATTGTATCCGTGGATTCTCATTTTCAGACCTTTTGCCGGGCTGCGTGCACCTATACCGATCCAAGACAGGTTGTCCTGATTCCCAACGCAGTGGATACGTCCTATTTCACACCAGCCCCGCCAACACGGACCTTCGAGCAGAAACAGGAAGACGAATGGCTTGTCGCATGGAAGAATGATCTGGCGAGTCATGGAGAAAATGTTGGTGCAGTTATATCAGGGATGAAAGCTGAGGAAAGCCAGGCTGGACCAAGTGGTGATGGAGCGTACAGTGCGAAGGCTAACGGAGATGGAGGTGGGGATACAGACGATCAAGAACGAGAGGAGAAGGGAGCGGTAGATCTCCATTTGGAATTATCAAAACTGGAAACAGCCGAGGTAAATGGCGAAACGTATAGGGTTGCTCGTAACCTCCGAAATGCAACGGATTGGGCTACAGATGTTCTAGCAGAAGCAGATGCTGAATATCAGGTTAATGGTCCCATTCAGGGACAGGTTGAAAAGAAAACTGTAGATGCCCGGATGACCTCTCCCCGCCCAATTCGCATCATATATCCGCGTCGCATCAGCATGGAACGGGGTATTATTCCAATGATGCTGGCGGCGGATAAACTACTCGGAGCCTTTCCAGATCTGGAGGTTGAATTTGCCGGGGAATTGGTCGAAGGCAGTACGGTCGGGAGAGTCTTTCGTTACTGGCATCGTACTCATCCACATGCGGGGCGAATTAACCAGCGCACGTATGATTTCAGGGATATTCGGGAGGCCTACCATCAGGCAGATATCGCCGTAATTCCAACAATATTCTCGGAGGGTACCTCCTATGCCTGTCTGGAAGCGATGAGCTGTGGACTCCCGGTAATTGCCTCCAATGTCGGCGGATTGAATGATCTCATTCAGGATGGTTTTAATGGGCTACTGGTACCTCCCGGCGAGCAGGAACTAACCGCTGCTCTGGTTCGTCTCGTACAGGATCGGGCCGAGCGAGAACGACTGGGAATCTATGCGCGCGAGACTGCACTGTCCTATGATCTTGCCAGGTGGCGGAGCCGGTGGAGCACGGTGTTGGAATCATTTTTGGCAGAGACAGGATTAAAGGAGGGAATTCGGGGATGA
- a CDS encoding class I SAM-dependent methyltransferase: MMDTPKAPEFMESRYIRQSDPKTDTLVFPLHPAWWSRPYEYEWARRFARPDDVVLDAACGISHPFKFWLAEHCREVHACDWDERILSEEAIRLDIVSDFGEQAAHDLPESTLVRLQRAKANLAQLPYESGKFDRVFCISVLEHLDTGTMLRAFREFARVLKPNGQLIATFDVPEMRPDLLETIMAVTGLTIEDKLNVVEPDDAIWSDMYGTPIRCFRAVICKG, encoded by the coding sequence ATGATGGATACGCCCAAGGCACCGGAATTCATGGAATCAAGATACATTAGGCAAAGTGACCCTAAAACGGACACATTGGTCTTCCCCCTGCATCCGGCATGGTGGAGCCGTCCCTACGAATATGAATGGGCCCGGCGGTTTGCACGTCCAGACGATGTAGTCCTTGATGCAGCCTGCGGCATCTCCCATCCGTTCAAATTCTGGCTTGCCGAACACTGCCGTGAGGTTCACGCCTGCGATTGGGATGAACGCATTTTGTCTGAAGAGGCGATAAGACTGGATATTGTTTCTGATTTTGGCGAGCAGGCCGCCCATGATCTGCCGGAATCCACTCTCGTCCGATTGCAGCGCGCAAAGGCTAATCTGGCCCAGCTTCCGTATGAGTCGGGTAAGTTTGATCGGGTGTTCTGTATCTCTGTACTGGAGCATCTGGATACAGGCACGATGCTGCGGGCGTTTCGTGAATTCGCTCGGGTGCTGAAGCCAAACGGACAGTTGATCGCTACTTTCGATGTACCCGAGATGCGGCCTGATCTGCTGGAGACAATCATGGCTGTCACCGGATTAACCATTGAAGATAAGCTGAATGTGGTAGAGCCGGACGATGCCATCTGGTCTGACATGTACGGCACGCCGATCCGCTGTTTTCGAGCGGTGATATGCAAAGGTTGA
- a CDS encoding glycosyltransferase family 2 protein: MGIGISLCMIVKDEAGSLQRCLNAVRNVVDEIIIVDTGSVDNTIEIARLHGAVVIRTEWNGDFSEARNLSLAAATKPWILVLDADEVWVQTPQMKEELVQLLAASRDDVWGYWLQVTSLLGVSGEERVTDAVCRLFRNDPRIAFQGRIHEEIASSIMALAPQGVLHSGLEVIHYGYLEQAITAKNKGARNMQLIRSALNQEVDQPELLYALATEWFQQAKYDEALRLLQPLLAQLMPECGYHSDLVLKTAYAWREIGSPERALAVVEAWAPVYEDFPDLLELGAVLELDQGREDVALDWLNQAKSAASTASRYTSVSGAGTYRSLALEGMAYERAGRWAEAEAAYIAALGIQPGSLPAWQRLLLLAAATGRPHSIASVAARVSLPPAAWQALIPAALAAHRPEWLLRHAAALAAPLLAQPLAAGLALAQLGEDAAARAALQLWAAHAQHGPEAALALWALGHKQPGRRSARAAARQQAALPAAAHAAEALLQRGARARSSMASSPPGDATPGGSAGPVPGGVLAAAQALAGVGAWAAWLRLLQALPPRGALALLAALPPAARCGLLRAPASVREGLLALCGTPDGAQQPHADAVPTPERTAHALLAGTLALLAGRQNLAREWAESAQLTARQSAATGRPATTIPPGLHTLLRLTAPGAASADEYTNQCNMLLVHL; this comes from the coding sequence ATGGGCATAGGGATTAGCTTGTGTATGATCGTGAAGGATGAAGCCGGATCACTTCAGCGGTGCTTGAATGCAGTCAGGAATGTTGTGGATGAGATCATCATCGTGGATACCGGATCGGTAGATAATACAATCGAAATTGCCCGCCTTCATGGTGCCGTTGTAATTCGTACGGAATGGAACGGAGATTTCAGTGAAGCCCGTAACCTGTCGCTGGCTGCTGCTACGAAACCGTGGATTCTGGTGCTTGATGCGGATGAAGTATGGGTACAGACTCCGCAGATGAAGGAAGAACTCGTGCAGTTGTTAGCGGCAAGCAGAGACGATGTATGGGGATATTGGCTACAAGTCACGAGTCTGCTGGGTGTGTCCGGTGAAGAACGTGTGACGGATGCGGTATGTCGATTGTTCCGAAATGATCCCCGAATTGCCTTTCAGGGCAGAATTCATGAAGAGATTGCTTCTTCCATCATGGCACTGGCTCCGCAAGGTGTGCTTCATTCTGGACTTGAGGTCATTCATTACGGATATCTGGAGCAGGCGATTACTGCCAAAAATAAAGGTGCACGCAACATGCAGTTGATACGTTCCGCGTTGAATCAGGAGGTAGATCAACCGGAGTTGTTGTATGCTCTGGCTACCGAATGGTTTCAGCAAGCGAAGTATGATGAAGCACTCCGGTTGTTGCAGCCATTATTGGCACAACTTATGCCGGAGTGTGGATATCACTCGGATTTGGTGCTGAAAACGGCTTACGCCTGGCGAGAGATTGGTAGTCCAGAACGGGCACTTGCTGTAGTGGAAGCATGGGCGCCCGTGTATGAGGATTTTCCGGATTTGTTGGAGCTTGGTGCTGTACTCGAACTGGATCAAGGGAGAGAGGATGTGGCCTTAGACTGGTTAAATCAGGCTAAATCAGCTGCCTCCACAGCCAGCAGGTATACATCAGTCTCTGGTGCCGGGACCTATCGGAGCCTGGCGCTGGAAGGCATGGCATATGAGAGGGCTGGCCGCTGGGCAGAGGCAGAAGCCGCGTACATAGCGGCGCTGGGCATACAACCCGGCAGCTTGCCTGCATGGCAGCGGCTGTTGTTGCTGGCCGCAGCGACAGGGCGGCCGCATTCCATCGCCAGCGTTGCCGCTCGGGTAAGCTTGCCGCCTGCGGCATGGCAAGCGCTGATCCCGGCCGCGCTTGCCGCGCATCGGCCGGAGTGGCTGCTGCGCCACGCGGCGGCGCTTGCTGCCCCGCTGCTTGCACAGCCGCTTGCCGCCGGGCTTGCGCTGGCCCAGCTGGGCGAGGACGCCGCGGCTCGGGCGGCTTTGCAGCTCTGGGCGGCGCATGCGCAGCACGGGCCAGAGGCAGCCCTGGCGCTGTGGGCGCTGGGCCACAAGCAGCCCGGCAGGCGCAGCGCCCGAGCGGCGGCTCGCCAGCAGGCAGCGCTGCCCGCCGCGGCCCACGCCGCCGAGGCGCTGCTGCAGCGCGGGGCCAGGGCTCGCAGCAGCATGGCGTCTAGCCCGCCCGGCGATGCAACGCCCGGCGGCTCTGCCGGGCCTGTGCCTGGCGGCGTGCTCGCCGCTGCGCAAGCGCTCGCCGGCGTAGGCGCCTGGGCCGCATGGCTGCGTCTGCTGCAAGCCCTGCCGCCTCGCGGCGCGCTGGCGTTGCTCGCAGCGCTTCCGCCTGCGGCACGCTGCGGGCTGCTGCGCGCACCCGCGAGCGTCCGCGAAGGGCTGCTTGCGCTATGCGGCACGCCTGACGGCGCGCAGCAGCCCCACGCGGACGCGGTGCCCACCCCGGAGCGCACCGCTCACGCGCTCCTCGCGGGCACGCTCGCGCTGCTCGCCGGGCGGCAGAACCTGGCGCGTGAATGGGCTGAATCGGCCCAACTCACTGCGCGGCAATCTGCCGCCACAGGTCGCCCGGCGACGACAATTCCGCCGGGCCTGCACACCCTGCTGCGCCTGACAGCACCCGGCGCAGCCTCTGCTGATGAATACACCAACCAGTGCAACATGTTACTGGTACACCTATAA
- a CDS encoding glycosyltransferase codes for MRAERISLCMIVKDEEELLPHCLASVQGSVDEIIVVDTGSSDRSAEIAQQYGAVVVRFEWCEDFAAARNAGLEQASGDWILFLDADEVLDRAAREQIRSWTSVSGCDGLFLNIHNYTGTGQQGVTVNPVLRLFRNAPEHRFEGRIHEQIAAAICRRNPEAAFYVTDMVIHHYGYQTAIVERKDKVNRNVRLLQQAVQEEPDQPFHHYNLGVEYLRVGEAERALETFGVARMGIDPAVTSYAHLLFKYEVRCLQHLNRWQEALDRIDAALELFPEYTDLMHHRGVCADALGDADRAEYSLREAVRMGPPPPIYHTEEGIGTYQTWYMLGRLLEGRADLEGAVDAYVEAVRAKSSLLPPLYRIFRIMRVSGQEHQIPELVRERFAIGSEEATHKVLGILEQSRCYEAALQLLLGVSSQPSAEMRERLSVAEAMLQIQQGRWNKARLKLEPVQRKKGLLATSSARWLERLEWIEGKEVNGDDPLTLWLKRSSQGGAAVTDDEESTVQTGRTVGLRVTTKKDRGSSIDGTVAGTEYDGWQALGLMMEGCVQSGRWKELHGLIQMCRHQLVGAGLSAGESVRVGEKEKEEGKRSEKDKDMDREKGEDMGAFPGSLDTLVGTSWLVKGLVSAADHHLGLFAQHTDGQRHRCWPVIQHIRLELPGADGFES; via the coding sequence TTGCGAGCGGAACGAATTTCCCTATGCATGATCGTGAAGGATGAGGAAGAGTTACTGCCTCATTGTCTTGCCAGTGTCCAGGGATCGGTGGACGAAATTATTGTGGTGGACACCGGTTCATCGGATCGCAGCGCGGAGATTGCGCAGCAATATGGAGCGGTGGTTGTGCGATTTGAGTGGTGCGAAGATTTTGCCGCAGCACGGAATGCTGGCCTGGAGCAGGCTTCCGGCGACTGGATTCTTTTTCTTGATGCGGACGAGGTGCTCGATAGGGCTGCGCGGGAGCAGATCAGGAGCTGGACGTCGGTCAGCGGATGTGACGGATTGTTTTTAAACATTCATAACTATACAGGTACGGGTCAGCAGGGGGTTACCGTGAATCCGGTTTTGCGTCTCTTCCGTAATGCCCCGGAGCATCGGTTCGAAGGTCGGATTCATGAGCAGATTGCGGCGGCGATTTGCCGTAGGAATCCAGAGGCGGCTTTTTATGTGACGGACATGGTCATCCATCATTATGGGTATCAGACGGCGATTGTGGAGCGCAAAGATAAGGTGAACCGTAATGTTCGCCTGCTGCAACAGGCAGTGCAGGAAGAACCGGATCAGCCATTCCATCACTATAATCTGGGTGTCGAGTATCTGCGTGTGGGGGAAGCGGAGCGGGCTTTGGAGACGTTTGGTGTGGCTCGGATGGGGATTGATCCTGCGGTGACCAGTTACGCGCATTTGCTGTTCAAATATGAAGTTCGTTGTCTCCAGCACCTGAATCGCTGGCAGGAGGCATTGGATCGCATTGATGCTGCGCTTGAACTCTTTCCAGAGTACACGGATCTGATGCACCATCGCGGGGTATGTGCAGACGCATTGGGTGATGCAGATCGGGCAGAATATTCGCTGCGTGAAGCTGTCCGTATGGGACCACCTCCACCCATATATCATACGGAAGAAGGCATCGGCACCTATCAGACGTGGTATATGTTAGGACGATTACTGGAAGGAAGGGCAGATCTGGAGGGTGCGGTGGATGCTTACGTGGAAGCGGTACGTGCCAAATCGAGTCTGTTACCGCCGCTCTATCGGATATTCCGAATTATGCGAGTCTCCGGGCAGGAACATCAGATTCCTGAGCTGGTGAGGGAGCGCTTTGCAATCGGTTCGGAAGAGGCTACACACAAAGTATTGGGCATTTTGGAGCAAAGTCGTTGTTATGAAGCGGCTCTGCAATTGTTACTGGGTGTATCCTCACAACCCTCCGCAGAGATGAGGGAGCGTTTATCTGTGGCGGAGGCGATGCTCCAAATCCAACAGGGAAGATGGAACAAGGCTCGTCTGAAACTGGAACCTGTGCAGCGCAAAAAAGGGTTGCTCGCAACTTCATCTGCCCGGTGGCTCGAACGTTTGGAGTGGATCGAGGGGAAGGAAGTCAACGGAGATGATCCATTGACGTTGTGGTTGAAGCGTAGTTCTCAGGGAGGTGCAGCAGTAACTGATGATGAGGAATCTACTGTGCAGACAGGGCGAACGGTGGGTCTGAGAGTAACAACGAAGAAGGACAGGGGCTCCAGCATAGACGGAACGGTTGCAGGAACAGAGTATGATGGCTGGCAGGCCCTTGGACTGATGATGGAGGGATGTGTACAGTCAGGGAGATGGAAAGAGCTGCATGGCCTGATTCAGATGTGTCGACACCAATTGGTGGGAGCAGGATTATCTGCGGGAGAGAGCGTTCGAGTGGGAGAGAAGGAGAAAGAGGAAGGGAAGAGGAGCGAGAAGGATAAGGATATGGATAGGGAAAAAGGAGAAGATATGGGAGCATTCCCTGGATCTTTGGATACGCTGGTGGGAACCAGTTGGTTGGTGAAAGGATTGGTTAGTGCTGCGGATCATCATCTGGGGTTGTTCGCTCAGCATACAGATGGACAGCGGCATCGATGTTGGCCTGTTATTCAACATATTCGGCTGGAGTTGCCGGGAGCGGACGGGTTTGAGAGCTGA
- a CDS encoding glycosyltransferase: protein MKNRLLGIHMIVQNEEHHLPRCLDSLKHISTECFITDTGSSDRTPEIARTYGATVLHACWQDDFAHARNISLPLASTEWVLCLDADEYVTQGLEELLNFLPKVHKSISRLRITIENRYGEEVEENVISQPVRLFRAHQGYRYKGRIHEQLVRSGPSELVQEEAGDMDKSETFTGEEHMLIETEPLAPLCLVHDGYLASTISKEHKPRRNLKLIERELADEPAQPFHLYNLGVTYCQLGQIEQAIEVFRESLHLTELLAPYRPTLVRDYAKTLVGSEHYDEAHAILALERQRYPSYADLHLLYGETLEQQGLEERAYQSYARATDCWERTNRVGQSDGGSMLDASYVTEAGSNSYRAYTAMARLAQKRGFLNESAHLYGLALNSMFTYAPAWAGLADVLQQSGETDENIAETLLSRSSGIGELDQGDLIRGKMPHSYAMTNEDHLLQVIYVLTGCGAYEQALKMLDTDARTARIHVVDRIHWMLCANRVSEALQLAEEHWSVGCVNEVNLLAEHRMDWALACWTNGLPLSEAFLATTLPQEKNVWKVMDRLLNQLTKEPRSMKLASHEQKLMQWGPHSEMVAEKVVRQAIKTGQLTLAEQLHELRAMMMCDHWGTAITLRREFASLLYRQGYTMVAANILIQCMTESELDAEGLFWLGETLYAKGHNDQALSLFEQALEREPDMWQARAGVAVCYMQLAMEAIQQELVRSPSSGVLAAQYTALEQRLQTTGGIPWRTLFHAKERRNQLASGTNFPMHDREG, encoded by the coding sequence TTGAAGAACCGTTTACTTGGAATCCATATGATTGTGCAAAATGAAGAACATCACCTGCCCCGCTGTCTCGACAGCTTGAAGCATATCAGCACGGAATGTTTTATTACCGATACCGGCTCATCTGACCGTACACCCGAGATCGCCAGAACGTACGGAGCAACGGTGTTGCACGCCTGTTGGCAAGATGACTTTGCCCATGCACGAAATATCAGTCTGCCTCTGGCGAGCACGGAATGGGTCCTGTGTTTGGATGCGGATGAATACGTTACGCAGGGATTGGAAGAACTGCTGAATTTTTTACCTAAAGTCCATAAAAGCATTTCGAGATTACGTATCACCATAGAGAATCGATACGGTGAAGAGGTAGAAGAGAACGTTATCTCTCAGCCAGTGAGACTGTTCCGTGCTCATCAGGGATATCGATACAAGGGGCGTATTCATGAGCAATTGGTTCGTAGTGGCCCAAGCGAGCTTGTCCAGGAAGAGGCTGGTGATATGGATAAGAGCGAGACCTTTACAGGTGAGGAACATATGTTGATCGAAACAGAACCGCTTGCTCCACTATGTCTGGTTCATGATGGATATCTGGCCTCAACGATTTCGAAGGAACATAAACCAAGACGTAATTTAAAGCTGATTGAGCGGGAACTCGCAGATGAGCCTGCACAGCCTTTTCACCTGTACAATCTGGGAGTAACGTATTGCCAGCTTGGTCAGATCGAACAGGCAATTGAAGTGTTCCGTGAATCATTACACCTGACAGAGTTGCTCGCGCCATATCGACCAACACTGGTTAGAGATTATGCAAAGACCCTTGTGGGATCGGAACATTACGACGAGGCGCATGCAATTCTGGCTTTGGAAAGACAGCGATATCCATCTTATGCTGATCTGCACCTGCTGTATGGGGAGACGTTGGAGCAGCAAGGTTTGGAGGAGCGTGCATATCAATCGTATGCCCGAGCAACGGACTGCTGGGAGAGAACGAACCGTGTTGGACAGAGTGATGGCGGTAGCATGTTAGACGCGTCATATGTAACGGAAGCGGGTTCTAACAGTTACAGAGCCTATACTGCCATGGCAAGACTTGCACAGAAAAGGGGATTCCTGAATGAGTCTGCACATCTGTACGGGCTGGCTCTGAACAGTATGTTCACATATGCTCCGGCATGGGCCGGGTTGGCAGACGTGCTGCAACAATCTGGTGAAACCGATGAGAACATAGCAGAAACATTACTTTCCAGAAGCAGCGGAATCGGAGAGTTAGATCAAGGTGATTTGATTCGTGGTAAAATGCCCCATTCATATGCAATGACAAATGAGGATCATCTGTTGCAAGTGATTTATGTTCTAACAGGCTGTGGAGCATATGAGCAGGCATTGAAAATGCTGGATACAGATGCGCGTACTGCTCGTATCCATGTTGTGGATCGAATACATTGGATGTTATGTGCGAATAGGGTTTCCGAAGCACTGCAACTGGCAGAAGAACACTGGAGCGTGGGGTGTGTAAATGAAGTCAATCTGCTGGCTGAGCACAGAATGGATTGGGCACTGGCTTGTTGGACCAACGGATTACCATTATCCGAGGCGTTCCTCGCAACTACGCTTCCACAAGAAAAGAACGTTTGGAAGGTCATGGATCGACTGCTGAATCAGTTAACCAAGGAGCCGCGAAGCATGAAACTTGCTTCACATGAACAAAAGCTTATGCAATGGGGTCCGCATTCAGAGATGGTAGCAGAAAAGGTTGTGCGGCAAGCCATAAAGACAGGACAGCTTACACTTGCTGAGCAACTGCATGAGTTGCGGGCCATGATGATGTGTGACCATTGGGGAACGGCTATAACTTTACGACGGGAGTTTGCAAGTCTGCTGTATCGTCAGGGGTATACCATGGTAGCCGCGAACATCCTGATTCAGTGCATGACCGAGAGTGAACTGGATGCCGAAGGTTTATTCTGGCTGGGTGAAACGCTGTATGCCAAAGGTCACAATGATCAAGCGCTCTCTCTGTTCGAGCAGGCTCTGGAGCGGGAGCCTGATATGTGGCAGGCCCGAGCTGGAGTAGCTGTATGTTACATGCAATTGGCAATGGAGGCGATTCAGCAGGAATTGGTACGTTCTCCGTCTTCAGGGGTACTCGCTGCACAATATACCGCATTGGAACAAAGGCTGCAAACCACCGGGGGCATCCCGTGGCGTACGCTTTTCCATGCAAAGGAAAGGAGGAATCAGCTTGCGAGCGGAACGAATTTCCCTATGCATGATCGTGAAGGATGA